A window from Pseudomonas kribbensis encodes these proteins:
- the modB gene encoding molybdate ABC transporter permease subunit: MSLTSADFAAIWLTLKLASLTTAILLVIGTPIALWLSRSRSWLRGPIGAIVALPLVLPPTVIGFYLLLVMGPNGFLGHFTQWLGLGTLTFSFTGLVIGSVLYSMPFVVQPLQNAFSAIGTRPLEVAATLRANPWDTFFSVILPLARPGFVTAAILGFAHTVGEFGVVLMIGGNIPDKTRVVSVQIYDHVEAMEYSQAHWLAGAMLVFSFLVLLALYSSRKSRAGWS; encoded by the coding sequence ATGTCGCTGACGAGTGCCGATTTCGCGGCGATCTGGCTGACCCTGAAACTGGCGTCCCTGACCACCGCGATCCTGCTGGTCATCGGCACTCCGATTGCCCTTTGGTTGTCGCGTAGCCGTTCCTGGCTGCGCGGCCCCATCGGGGCCATCGTCGCCCTGCCCCTGGTGTTGCCGCCGACCGTCATTGGTTTCTATCTGTTGCTGGTAATGGGGCCGAATGGCTTTCTTGGGCATTTCACCCAGTGGCTGGGGCTTGGCACGCTCACCTTCAGTTTTACCGGACTGGTCATCGGTTCGGTGCTCTATTCCATGCCTTTTGTGGTGCAGCCGTTGCAAAACGCCTTCTCCGCCATCGGCACTCGCCCACTGGAAGTGGCCGCGACTTTGCGCGCCAATCCCTGGGACACTTTTTTCAGCGTCATCCTGCCGCTCGCGCGCCCTGGCTTCGTTACCGCGGCGATCCTCGGCTTCGCCCATACGGTTGGCGAATTCGGCGTGGTACTGATGATCGGCGGCAATATTCCAGACAAGACCCGGGTGGTCTCGGTGCAAATCTACGACCATGTCGAAGCCATGGAATATTCACAGGCCCATTGGCTCGCCGGAGCAATGCTGGTGTTTTCGTTCCTGGTGTTGCTGGCGCTCTATTCCAGCCGCAAGTCTCGCGCAGGCTGGAGCTGA